A genomic region of Anopheles coustani chromosome 3, idAnoCousDA_361_x.2, whole genome shotgun sequence contains the following coding sequences:
- the LOC131260969 gene encoding protein Aster-B-like, which produces MVSSPAERLPADSSDTDPEPEKTEPPATTECDSLHSGRQLVHTILPINVDVMFELLFSRSKFLMEFHEARKTTDMVPGEWKVNKDGLKERVVTLTIAITQTIGPKNAHVTETQVMRKCSLPGQLYSIDVTAVQGGIPYADSFYVTQHYCMSRTVDNHTVFSVHAQVHYRKSIFGFVKGFIEKNTWVGLEDFYTSLLRNLQSEYCIPPAKSKGRRTRRSGHTQSKMQIEETIILADTKAKQPSRVPHAAVGGVSKAPKPGCRWLVAIMLLVLIVVNTTLYRKLLQMEDLERMSRLDNSEELDSLLLAKSVRTRNDWLTIFQQQESRYSDEMLEWQKVLFTVTEMLNKASVLCTKLCKIPDNVTTAAGSAG; this is translated from the coding sequence atggTATCATCACCCGCAGAACGCCTACCAGCAGACTCTTCCGACACGGACCCGGAACCGGAGAAAACGGAACCGCCGGCTACGACGGAATGCGACTCGTTGCACTCCGGCCGCCAGCTCGTCCACACGATCCTACCGATCAACGTAGACGTGATGTTCGAGCTGCTCTTTTCACGGTCCAAATTTTTGATGGAGTTCCACGAAGCGCGCAAAACGACCGACATGGTCCCGGGCGAGTGGAAGGTGAACAAGGATGGCCTAAAGGAGCGCGTCGTCACACTGACGATCGCCATTACGCAAACGATTGGGCCGAAAAATGCGCACGTCACCGAAACGCAGGTGATGCGGAAGTGCTCCCTCCCGGGGCAGCTGTACTCGATCGATGTGACCGCGGTGCAGGGAGGCATTCCGTACGCGGACAGCTTCTACGTCACACAGCACTACTGTATGTCGCGCACGGTGGACAATCATACGGTATTTTCCGTACACGCACAGGTCCACTACCGCAAATCGATCTTTGGCTTCGTGAAGGGCTTCATCGAGAAGAATACCTGGGTCGGGCTGGAAGACTTTTACACCTCGCTGCTGCGGAACCTACAGAGCGAGTACTGCATTCCGCCGGCCAAGAGTAAGGGACGCCGAACGCGCCGGAGCGGGCACACGCAGAGCAAGATGCAGATCGAGGAAACCATCATACTGGCTGAtaccaaagcaaaacaaccgAGCCGGGTACCGCATGCAGCGGTCGGCGGTGTGTCGAAGGCACCCAAACCCGGCTGCCGGTGGCTGGTTGCGATCATGCTACTCGTCCTGATCGTAGTCAACACTACGCTTTACCGAAAGCTGCTACAGATGGAAGACCTCGAACGAATGTCCCGGTTGGATAACAGTGAGGAGCTCGATTCGCTGCTGCTTGCCAAGAGTGTTCGCACTCGCAACGACTGGTTGACGATCTTTCAGCAGCAGGAATCACGCTACAGCGACGAAATGCTTGAATGGCAGAAGGTTCTATTCAC